The proteins below come from a single Ochotona princeps isolate mOchPri1 chromosome 6, mOchPri1.hap1, whole genome shotgun sequence genomic window:
- the LOC101534188 gene encoding olfactory receptor 4F3/4F16/4F29-like translates to MDRGNHSVVSEFLLLGLTSSWELQVLLFLFFTVFYVASMLGNLLIVFTIISDHHLHSPMYFLLANLSFIDTGVCSIATPKMIYDLFRKHKAISVKGCITQMFFIHAVGGTEMVLLTVMAYDRYVAICRPLHYLTIMSLRMCASLLAVAWTIGLIHSVAQLAFVVNLPFCGSNQMDSFYCDFPRFIKLACTDTYQLEFLVTANSGFISMGTFFILLVSYVFILLTVRKHSPGSSSKALSTLSAHITVVVFFFGPCIIIYVWPFPTLPMDKFLAIFDVIITPFMNPVIYTFRNKEMKVAMQRLVSKALYFCKRSFIHTPRNSHSV, encoded by the coding sequence ATGGATAGAGGAAATCACTCAGTGGTGTCTGAGTTTTTGTTGCTGGGACTCACCAGTTCTTGGGAGCTTCAGGTTCTCCTCTTCCTGTTTTTCACGGTATTTTACGTAGCAAGTATGCTGGGAAACCTTCTCATTGTGTTCACCATCATCTCAGACCACCACCTACATTCCCCAATGTACTTTCTGCTGGCGAACCTCTCATTCATTGACACTGGCGTTTGCAGCATTGCCACCCCAAAGATGATTTACGACCTTTTCCGGAAACACAAAGCCATCTCTGTGAAAGGGTGCATCACTCAGATGTTCTTCATTCACGCTGTAGGAGGGACAGAGATGGTGCTGCTCACcgtgatggcctatgaccgctatgtTGCCATCTGCAGGCCCCTGCACTACCTGACCATCATGAGCCTCAGAATGTGTGCTTCCCTTCTGGCTGTTGCTTGGACCATTGGTCTCATCCACTCTGTGGCTCAGCTGGCTTTTGTGGTGAACTTACCCTTCTGTGGTAGCAACCAAATGGATAGCTTTTACTGTGATTTTCCTCGGTTCATCAAGCTTGCGTGTACAGACACATACCAGCTGGAGTTTCTGGTCACCGCCAACAGTGGTTTCATCTCCATGGGCACCTTCTTCATCTTGCTTGTGTCGTACGTCTTCATCCTGCTCACGGTTCGTAAGCACTCTCCAGGCAGTTCTTCCAAGGCCCTCTCCACCCTCTCGGCTCACATCACTGTTGTGGTGTTTTTCTTTGGCCCTTGCATTATTATCTATGTGTGGCCATTTCCCACCTTGCCCATGGACAAATTTTTAGCTATCTTTGATGTTATTATCACTCCTTTTATGAATCCTGTCATCTATACTTTCAGAAATAAAGAGATGAAGGTGGCGATGCAGAGACTGGTTTCTAAGGCTTTGTATTTTTGCAAGCGATCTTTCATACACACTCCAAGAAATTCACATTCAGTTTGA